In a genomic window of Zingiber officinale cultivar Zhangliang chromosome 9B, Zo_v1.1, whole genome shotgun sequence:
- the LOC122024403 gene encoding WD-40 repeat-containing protein MSI4-like → MIIFFLRFVDKSVHMFDQRNLTSGGVGAPVHKLDGHKVAVLYVQWFLDKASIFRRAAEDGFLNIWDYEVYKSQVLQS, encoded by the exons ATGATCATATTTTTTCTCAGGTTTGTTGATAAGTCTGTGCATATGTTTGATCAACGTAACCTAACTTCTGGTGGTGTTGGTGCACCAGTACACAAACTTGATGGTCACAAGGTTGCTGTTCTCTATGTTCAG TGGTTTCTTGACAAAgcatcaatttttagaagagctgCTGAGGATGGCTTCCTCAATATATGGGATTATGAAG tttacaaatctcaagtactccagagttga